In a single window of the Anguilla rostrata isolate EN2019 chromosome 6, ASM1855537v3, whole genome shotgun sequence genome:
- the cldn18 gene encoding claudin-18 isoform X1: MAATMFQLMGFLLSGLGLFLTSAATAMDMWSVQDRSFTLVTSTYTYSGLWFSCVGSSYGTTECRPFFTILGLPGTFQAVRALMIVGIVMGAIAVLISICSLKCIKMGSTEDGTKANMTLACGIMFIIAGLCAIAGASVYANQIVSSFMMTTYNSGYGGGMGGGMGGMGGGMGGIGGTLTPRYTFGPALFVGWVGGAVLFIGGILGCLAYRGLVPDKSRFNAVAYKAPAQDRPVYEHSEGGRHDNQKYV, encoded by the exons atggctgccactaTGTTTCAGTTAATGGGATTTTTGCTGTCgggtttggggctgtttttgACATCGGCCGCCACAGCGATGGACATGTGGAGTGTTCAGGACCGTTCATTCACATTAGTGACAAGTACCTACACTTATTCCGGTCTGTGGTTTTCATGTGTTGGGTCATCGTATGGTACTACTGAATGCCGGCCTTTCTTTACTATTCTAGGACTGCCAG GAACCTTCCAGGCAGTGAGAGCCCTGATGATCGTCGGCATCGTTATGGGGGCGATCGCCGTCCTCATATCCATTTGCTCtctgaagtgcattaaaatGGGGAGCACAGAGGATGGGACCAAAGCCAACATGACCCTGGCGTGTGGGATCATGTTCATCATTGCAG GCCTCTGCGCTATTGCCGGAGCTTCTGTCTACGCGAATCAGATCGTGTCCAGCTTCATGATGACCACATACAACAGTGGATACGGTGGCGGCATGGGTGGAGGCATGGGTGGCATGGGTGGCGGCATGGGTGGTATTGGAGGGACACTAACACCCAG GTACACGTTTGGCCCCGCCCTATTTGTAGGCTGGGTAGGAGGGGCAGTGCTGTTCATTGGTGGGATTTTAGGGTGCCTAGCCTACAGAGGGCTGGTGCCAGATAAGTCACG CTTCAATGCCGTGGCTTACAAAGCTCCCGCCCAAGACAGGCCAGTCTATGAGCACAGTGAAGGAGGCCGACACGACAACCAGAAATACGTTTAA
- the cldn18 gene encoding claudin-18 isoform X2 — MGATMLQTAGFALGLLGVIAVIAATGMNNWSSQDREGDVVTSVYIYKGLWQTCEVATSGFTECRPFYTIIGLPGTFQAVRALMIVGIVMGAIAVLISICSLKCIKMGSTEDGTKANMTLACGIMFIIAGLCAIAGASVYANQIVSSFMMTTYNSGYGGGMGGGMGGMGGGMGGIGGTLTPRYTFGPALFVGWVGGAVLFIGGILGCLAYRGLVPDKSRFNAVAYKAPAQDRPVYEHSEGGRHDNQKYV; from the exons ATGGGTGCCACCATGCTGCAGACCGCCGGCTTTGCCCTCGGCCTGTTGGGCGTAATCGCGGTCATCGCCGCCACGGGCATGAACAACTGGAGCAGccaggacagggagggggacgTGGTGACCTCCGTCTACATCTACAAGGGCCTGTGGCAGACCTGCGAGGTGGCCACCTCGGGGTTCACCGAATGCAGACCGTTCTACACCATCATCGGCCTGCCAG GAACCTTCCAGGCAGTGAGAGCCCTGATGATCGTCGGCATCGTTATGGGGGCGATCGCCGTCCTCATATCCATTTGCTCtctgaagtgcattaaaatGGGGAGCACAGAGGATGGGACCAAAGCCAACATGACCCTGGCGTGTGGGATCATGTTCATCATTGCAG GCCTCTGCGCTATTGCCGGAGCTTCTGTCTACGCGAATCAGATCGTGTCCAGCTTCATGATGACCACATACAACAGTGGATACGGTGGCGGCATGGGTGGAGGCATGGGTGGCATGGGTGGCGGCATGGGTGGTATTGGAGGGACACTAACACCCAG GTACACGTTTGGCCCCGCCCTATTTGTAGGCTGGGTAGGAGGGGCAGTGCTGTTCATTGGTGGGATTTTAGGGTGCCTAGCCTACAGAGGGCTGGTGCCAGATAAGTCACG CTTCAATGCCGTGGCTTACAAAGCTCCCGCCCAAGACAGGCCAGTCTATGAGCACAGTGAAGGAGGCCGACACGACAACCAGAAATACGTTTAA